A window of the Cystobacter fuscus genome harbors these coding sequences:
- a CDS encoding glycosyltransferase produces MIGVVIPAHNEESLLEECLASVVRASIHPALLGEDVRSVVVLDDCTDGSARVARRWGVNTLCVEARNVGQARALGCRVLRAQGARWLANTDADSRVFPDWLAVQLALDVDVVCGVVEVGDWSPHSARARRRYESAYQDIDGHSHIHGANLGVRTRAYVGAGGFPPLSAHEDVALVDSLRRSGARIAWSARARVLTSARRDARARGGFGDYLNGLEVD; encoded by the coding sequence ATGATTGGTGTCGTGATTCCGGCCCACAACGAGGAATCGCTGCTGGAGGAGTGCCTGGCCTCGGTGGTCCGCGCGTCGATACATCCCGCGCTCCTGGGTGAAGACGTGCGGAGCGTGGTGGTGTTGGACGATTGCACGGACGGCAGTGCGCGCGTGGCCCGGCGCTGGGGGGTGAACACGCTGTGCGTGGAGGCGCGCAACGTGGGGCAGGCGCGCGCCCTGGGGTGTAGGGTGCTGCGGGCGCAGGGGGCGCGGTGGCTGGCCAACACGGATGCCGACAGCCGCGTCTTTCCGGACTGGTTGGCGGTGCAACTTGCGCTGGATGTGGACGTCGTCTGTGGCGTCGTCGAGGTGGGGGATTGGTCACCGCACAGCGCGCGCGCCCGTCGCCGCTACGAGTCGGCCTACCAGGACATCGACGGCCATTCGCACATCCATGGCGCCAACCTGGGGGTGCGCACGCGGGCGTACGTGGGGGCAGGGGGTTTTCCGCCGCTGTCCGCTCACGAAGACGTGGCGCTCGTCGATTCGCTGCGACGCTCCGGAGCGCGGATCGCCTGGAGCGCCCGGGCGCGGGTGCTGACGAGCGCACGACGCGATGCGCGAGCCCGAGGTGGCTTTGGTGACTACCTGAACGGACTGGAGGTCGACTGA
- a CDS encoding class I SAM-dependent methyltransferase codes for MSVPMAHFERMYADSEDPWEYRRRWYERRKRALTLAMLPHARYARAFEPGCSIGELSAELAARCDALLVGDGSEAAVRVARRRLAPWPHVRVEQRLLPDSWPEGTFELVVLGEFGYYLDAKALLGVRERAVRSLAPEGVLVACHWRPPIAEAPLTGDEVHEVLGRARGLHRLARHEEEDFLLEMWSPGADSVARREHLR; via the coding sequence ATGAGCGTGCCCATGGCGCACTTCGAGCGCATGTACGCCGACAGCGAGGACCCCTGGGAGTACCGGCGGCGCTGGTACGAGCGGCGCAAGCGGGCGCTGACGTTGGCGATGTTGCCGCATGCCCGCTATGCGCGTGCGTTCGAGCCGGGGTGTTCGATTGGCGAGCTGAGCGCGGAGCTGGCGGCGCGCTGTGACGCCCTGCTGGTGGGTGACGGCAGCGAGGCGGCGGTGCGCGTGGCCCGGAGGCGCCTGGCGCCCTGGCCGCATGTTCGGGTGGAGCAGCGGCTGCTGCCGGACTCGTGGCCCGAGGGGACCTTCGAGCTCGTGGTGCTCGGCGAGTTTGGCTACTACCTGGACGCGAAGGCGCTCCTGGGGGTGCGCGAGCGCGCGGTACGCTCGCTCGCCCCGGAGGGCGTCCTGGTGGCGTGCCATTGGCGCCCGCCCATCGCGGAGGCCCCTCTCACCGGAGACGAGGTGCATGAGGTGCTCGGCCGCGCCCGGGGACTGCACCGCCTGGCGCGACACGAGGAGGAGGATTTCCTGCTTGAGATGTGGTCACCCGGCGCGGACTCCGTGGCCCGGAGGGAGCACCTGCGATGA
- a CDS encoding PIG-L deacetylase family protein, translating to MEPVNSRRIFDEGTSARDWEAWSGLDVLPSLEPALLVPEGRRAVIVAPHPDDEVLGTGGLLARLGRLGRDVLVLAVTDGTASHPGSTSWPVERLARTRPRETQEALQRLGLGGARVERVGIPDGAVTENEERLVEWLGARLRPDDVVLATWRLDGHPDHEAVGRAASRACAALDGRCVEFPIWMWHWARPGDTRVPWSRARRIELDEATLALKRRAMEAYVSQLEPDSTTGNPPIVPPYALERLMRPFEVVFT from the coding sequence ATGGAGCCTGTGAATTCGCGGCGCATCTTCGACGAGGGCACCTCGGCTCGGGACTGGGAGGCCTGGAGTGGCCTGGACGTCCTGCCTTCCCTGGAGCCCGCCCTGCTGGTGCCCGAGGGCCGGCGTGCCGTCATCGTCGCGCCCCATCCGGATGACGAGGTGCTCGGGACCGGAGGGCTGCTCGCGCGGCTTGGCCGGCTCGGGCGGGACGTGTTGGTTCTCGCCGTCACGGATGGGACGGCGAGCCATCCGGGGTCCACCTCCTGGCCGGTGGAGCGGCTCGCGCGGACGCGGCCCCGGGAGACGCAGGAGGCGCTGCAACGGCTCGGGCTGGGCGGGGCGCGGGTGGAGCGGGTGGGGATTCCCGATGGCGCCGTCACCGAGAACGAGGAGCGGCTGGTGGAGTGGTTGGGCGCGCGGCTTCGTCCGGACGACGTGGTGCTGGCCACGTGGCGCCTGGATGGACACCCGGACCATGAGGCGGTGGGGCGGGCGGCGTCGCGGGCGTGTGCGGCGTTGGACGGCCGCTGCGTGGAGTTCCCCATCTGGATGTGGCACTGGGCCCGGCCCGGAGACACGCGGGTGCCCTGGTCCCGGGCGCGGCGCATCGAGTTGGACGAGGCCACGCTCGCGCTCAAGCGCCGGGCCATGGAGGCGTACGTGAGCCAGTTGGAGCCGGATTCCACCACGGGAAACCCGCCCATCGTGCCCCCTTACGCGCTCGAGCGGTTGATGCGGCCCTTCGAGGTGGTGTTCACATGA
- a CDS encoding acyl-CoA dehydrogenase — translation MGLAPARGLQQLLSGGFGALPLPGRGQTLLRWRALAAVAAVDLGLIKLFEGHTDALAILAELGAEPPPAGSSWGVWASEPPQARVRVSGRADGRVELSGRKAWCSGAPQVSHALVTAWDAEERQCLVAVAMKQAGVRVTKEGWHAVGMASSASVDVLFEGAVGTRVGPPGGYTARPGFWQGGAGIAACWYGAAAAVGETLRAHCARREEPHARAHLGAVDTALGGARALLREAAAWIDAHPREDASLVAWRARAGVEAAAELVLRHTGRAVGAGPYCRDARVARRMADLPVFLRQSHAERDLEALAGLVVKEGAGGWSL, via the coding sequence GTGGGGCTCGCTCCGGCGCGTGGGCTCCAGCAACTCCTCTCCGGGGGCTTCGGGGCGCTGCCGCTGCCCGGGCGGGGCCAGACCCTGCTGCGGTGGCGGGCCCTGGCGGCGGTGGCGGCGGTGGACCTGGGCCTCATCAAGCTGTTCGAGGGTCATACGGATGCGCTCGCCATCCTGGCGGAGCTGGGCGCCGAGCCGCCTCCGGCCGGGAGCAGTTGGGGCGTCTGGGCCTCCGAGCCTCCCCAGGCCCGGGTGCGGGTGAGCGGACGCGCGGACGGTCGGGTGGAGCTGTCCGGCCGTAAGGCGTGGTGCTCGGGGGCGCCGCAGGTCAGCCATGCGCTGGTGACGGCCTGGGACGCCGAGGAGCGGCAGTGCCTCGTGGCGGTGGCGATGAAGCAGGCGGGCGTGCGCGTGACGAAGGAGGGGTGGCACGCGGTGGGAATGGCGTCCTCGGCCAGCGTGGACGTGCTCTTCGAGGGCGCGGTGGGCACGCGCGTGGGCCCGCCGGGCGGCTACACGGCGCGGCCGGGTTTCTGGCAGGGCGGCGCGGGCATCGCCGCGTGCTGGTATGGCGCGGCGGCGGCGGTGGGCGAGACGCTGCGCGCGCACTGTGCCCGGCGCGAGGAGCCCCACGCCCGCGCGCACCTGGGCGCGGTGGACACCGCCCTCGGTGGAGCGCGGGCGCTGTTGCGTGAGGCCGCGGCGTGGATCGATGCGCATCCCCGGGAGGATGCGTCGCTCGTCGCCTGGCGGGCGCGAGCCGGGGTGGAGGCCGCGGCGGAGCTCGTGCTGCGGCACACGGGCCGGGCCGTGGGCGCGGGTCCCTACTGTCGGGACGCGCGGGTGGCCCGGCGGATGGCGGACCTGCCGGTGTTCTTGCGCCAGAGCCACGCGGAGCGGGACCTGGAGGCCCTGGCGGGACTCGTGGTGAAGGAAGGAGCGGGTGGATGGAGCCTGTGA